A segment of the Streptomyces sp. P9-A2 genome:
CCGTCGGAGGACTCCCACCTCGCGTCCCTCCTCGCCTGGATCGATCCGCCGGAGGGTGGCGATGGCGCGCAGGCGGCGCGCGAGGCGGAGGACCCCGCGGTGTGGCCACCGGCCGGCCCGTCCACGGACCCGGTCTTCGACCGGACCCTCCACGAGCTGATGACGCGCTACGACGAGGCGTCCGACGACCGCGGACGCGAGGCGGTCGGCCGTCAGATCGACCGTGAGCTGAGCGGCCAGATGCTGCCCACCTGGCGGCTGATGTGGCGCGGCGTGGAGCTGCTCCGCGATCTGCCCGAGGGCGACCACGTCCCCGGCCGCTGGGCCCTCGACCGGCGCTGGTTCTCCGAGTACGCCGAGTACCTGGACGCCGACGGCCGCCCGCAGGCCCGCCGCGACCAGGCCGTCAGGGCCGCCCGCCGCCTGGCCCGGCTGGAGGACGCGGTCGCCCGCTACGAGGCGCAGCGCGCGTACGACGATCCGCTGGTGATGGCGGAGTACGAGCTGGCCGGTGAGGCGTTCACCGGGACGGTGACGGCCAGGGACGAGGACCGCTTCCTCCCCGGTGCCCGGCCGGGTTCCCAAGTGTGGCGTCCGACGATCACGCTGCGCACCGACACCCGTATCGGCCTCGCGGTCGGCACGGAGGTGAAGTCCCCCGCCCGGCCCGGCCAGGAGGCGCGGATCCTCGAGGTACGGCAGGAGGACGACGGCGGCCACACCGTGCTGCTCCAGCTCAAGGGCGGCTTCGCGAACAAGCGCAAGCCTCCGGCACCGGCCGGCACCCTCGCGGACACCGGCGAGGAGCTGACGTACACCACGCTCAACCCCACGGCCATGCCGTCCGCCCTGCCCGGCGAGGAGAACACCCCCTGGACCCACGGCGGCCCGCCACGGCCCTACGAACCCACCGACGAGGACGCAGAGGAGACCTGGGAGTGACCACCCTCCTTCCCGGCACCGAAAACCCCGACGCCCTCACCCCCGGCGAGCGCGCGGACCTGGCGGTCGCCGGAATCCTGACCAGTCTCGACACGGCGCCCGGCCGGGGCGTCGTCGTGGACTCGCCCCCTGGGGCCGGAAAGTCCACGCTGGTGGTGAAGGCAACCGGGCACCTGACGTCCGCGGGTCATCAGCTCATGGTCGTCGCGCAGACCAACGAGCAGGTCGACGACCTGGTGGACCGCATCGCGCAGACCCATCCCGACCTGGCGCTCGGCCGCCTCCACGCCGGCGGCCACGTCCTCCCGCCCCGTGTCACCCGTCACCCCAACGTCACCGGGAGCAGCCAGGTGACGGACCTGCGCGACCTGCCCGTCGTGGTGTCCACCGCGAAGAAGTGGTCGTTCGTCAGCCCGGACAAGTGCGCGCCGTGGCGGTGGGCCATCGTCGACGAGGCGTACCAGATGCGCTCGGACGCGCTCCTGGCGACGGCCCCGCTGTTCGCCCAGGGCGACTCGCAGGTCCTCTTCGTCGGCGACCCCGGCCAGCTCGACCCCTTCGCCACCGTGGAGACCGACCGCTGGCACGGCCTGACCTGGGACCCCCTGCGCAACGCGGTCGACGTCACCCTCGCCCACAACCCCGACCTGGTCCGCCACCAGCTCCCCGTCTCCTGGCGCCTCCCGGAGACGGCGGCACCCCTGGTCGAGCAGGCCTTCTACCCCTTCTACCGGTTCATCCCCGGCACGACGGCGCCCGAGCGTGTGCTGTCGTACGCCAGCCTGTCCCACGGCTCCGGCCCCCTGGACGACGTCCTCGCCCGGGCCGCCGACTCCGGCTGGGGCCACCTGGAACTCCCCGCCCGCCACACCCTCGACCAGGACCCGGAGGTGGCGGATGCCCTCGCGGCGACGGCGGCCAGGCTGCTGGAGCGCGGTGCGCTGGTCAACGGCGAACCCCTGACCGCGGACCGCATCGCGATCGGCACGGCACGCACCGTGCAGGCGGAGGCGGTCCGCTCCCGCCTCACCGCCCGCGGCCTGACCGGCATCACCGTGGACACCGCCAACCGCCTCCAGGGCCGTGAGTTCGACGTCACCCTCGTCTGGCACCCGCTCTCCGGCCGCCAGGACGCCTCCGCCTTCCACCTGGAGACGGGCCGCCTGTGCGTCCTGCTCTCCCGGCACCGCTTCGCCTGCATCGTGGTCGCCCGCGCCGGCATCCGCGACCTCCTGGACCGGCACCCGCGCAGCAGCCCCGTGTACCTGGACGTACCGCCGAAGTTCCCGGACGGGTGGCGGGCGCATCAGGTGGTCATGGGGTGGCTGGAGCGGGGGGAGCACAGGGTGCGGGCTACTTGATCTTGGGACGAACGGGGTCATTGCCGGTGGCAGGATGTACGGTCCACGCAGATGTGGCGTGAGGGAGATATTTAGAGCATGGCAGCAGTGATCGAAAACTCGATCATCAATTCGCCGTACGCGGAGCCGGCCGAGCTCTGGGAGCTGGATGAGCGGGAACAGCCGACGGGCCAACGGCTTCCCGGTCGCCGCCCGAGCGAGACCCCATGCCGATCACCGGTACACCTTGTGTGACCTACGCCAGTGAATCCACGTCCACACCCCGGAGGTTCCGTTTTTATGGTCCCCAGCGAAGCGGGCCGCACGATCGACCGTTTGGGCAAGCATCTGACCGGCGCTACGCGTCTGGACTCGCTGTCTGAGTCGTTCTCCGTGTTCGTCTACGAGGCGCTCCAGGACGATTTGGCCGATGTCGACCTGCGCCTGCTCCTGCACGGTCACAGTCTCGACGACTTCGCCCTGAACGGCCTCGCTGCGGAGAATCTCCACCGCGCCCGGCTGGACCAGCACCGCATTGCCCGGGCGTTTACGGCCTGGGCCGAAGAACATCTCCGGACAAGGGCCCTCAAGCGGCGCACGCGCGGCACCTGGACGAGCGTCGACGGCCCGTTCCCTTATGTCGTCGACGGCGCGGGCCTTGAGGCCGAAAGCCTCGGTCTGGTGGCGTCCCAGGACCTGTACTTTCCCCTGGAGACCACGGACGCTGACAAGGTGGCGCAGACCGTGGTCCGCTTCGAGCGCATGTGGCACGACGACGCGACCAGCACTGCCGTTCAGGAGGAGTTCCTCGACGCGGCCCGGGCCCTCTTCGAGGACAGGGCCCCCGAGTCCGTTTACCTGCGCGTCCTGACGTCTCTGTTCAAGGATTTCGTCGAGGAGGCCGGCGAGGAAACCGTCGAGCGCGGCAGAACGGGCTTCTACGACTCCGCAGTGTGGAAGAAGCTCTACAAGTTCCAGCGTGACGGTGTGCTCGGCGCTATCGAGAAGCTCGAGCGCCATAACGGCTGCATCATCGCCGACAGTGTGGGCTTGGGAAAGACCTTCGAAGCACTCGCCGTCATCAAGTACTACGAGCTGCGCAACGACCGTGTCCTCGTCCTGGCGCCCAAGCGACTGCGGGAGAACTGGACCATCTACCGCGGCAACGACAGGCGAAACCCGCTGGCAGCGGACCGCTTCCACTATGACGTCCTGAACCACACCGACCTCAGCCGGACCGGCGGGCTATCGGGGGACATCGACCTGGCGAACGTCAACTGGGGCAACTATGACCTCGTCGTGATCGACGAGTCCCACAACTTCCGCAATAACCCGCAGGTCAAGGGGCGGACGACCCGGTACGAGCGCCTCATGGAGGAGGTCTTCAGGTCCGGTGTGAGGACCAAGGTCCTCATGCTCAGTGCGACGCCCGTGAACACGCGCCTGGCCGACCTGAAAAACCAGGTCCTGTTCGCCACCGAGGGAGACGACCGGGCACTGGCTTCAGACGGGATCAGGAGTATCGAGACCACACTGAACAAGGCGCAGAGGCACTTCAAAGAGTGGCAGCGCCTGCCCGCGGCCACCCGGAGCACGAAGTCCCTGGTCGGTACGCTCGGCATGGATTACATCCGGCTGCTGGACCTGGTCACGATCGCCCGCTCCCGCAAGCACATCGAAAAGTACTACGGCACCAAGGACGTCGGGAGATTCCCCACCCGCCTGGCTCCGGTCAACCTCATTCCGCCCATCGACACGACCGACATGATGATCTCGCTGGAGGAGATCAACCGGTCGATCCTGCGCCTCAACCTGGCGGCCTACAAACCCACTTCCTACGTCAGCGCGAAGTACGAGAGCAAGTACGCGGCCCTGTACGACCAGAGAGTGCGCACGGGC
Coding sequences within it:
- a CDS encoding AAA family ATPase, which translates into the protein MTTLLPGTENPDALTPGERADLAVAGILTSLDTAPGRGVVVDSPPGAGKSTLVVKATGHLTSAGHQLMVVAQTNEQVDDLVDRIAQTHPDLALGRLHAGGHVLPPRVTRHPNVTGSSQVTDLRDLPVVVSTAKKWSFVSPDKCAPWRWAIVDEAYQMRSDALLATAPLFAQGDSQVLFVGDPGQLDPFATVETDRWHGLTWDPLRNAVDVTLAHNPDLVRHQLPVSWRLPETAAPLVEQAFYPFYRFIPGTTAPERVLSYASLSHGSGPLDDVLARAADSGWGHLELPARHTLDQDPEVADALAATAARLLERGALVNGEPLTADRIAIGTARTVQAEAVRSRLTARGLTGITVDTANRLQGREFDVTLVWHPLSGRQDASAFHLETGRLCVLLSRHRFACIVVARAGIRDLLDRHPRSSPVYLDVPPKFPDGWRAHQVVMGWLERGEHRVRAT
- a CDS encoding helicase-related protein, translating into MVPSEAGRTIDRLGKHLTGATRLDSLSESFSVFVYEALQDDLADVDLRLLLHGHSLDDFALNGLAAENLHRARLDQHRIARAFTAWAEEHLRTRALKRRTRGTWTSVDGPFPYVVDGAGLEAESLGLVASQDLYFPLETTDADKVAQTVVRFERMWHDDATSTAVQEEFLDAARALFEDRAPESVYLRVLTSLFKDFVEEAGEETVERGRTGFYDSAVWKKLYKFQRDGVLGAIEKLERHNGCIIADSVGLGKTFEALAVIKYYELRNDRVLVLAPKRLRENWTIYRGNDRRNPLAADRFHYDVLNHTDLSRTGGLSGDIDLANVNWGNYDLVVIDESHNFRNNPQVKGRTTRYERLMEEVFRSGVRTKVLMLSATPVNTRLADLKNQVLFATEGDDRALASDGIRSIETTLNKAQRHFKEWQRLPAATRSTKSLVGTLGMDYIRLLDLVTIARSRKHIEKYYGTKDVGRFPTRLAPVNLIPPIDTTDMMISLEEINRSILRLNLAAYKPTSYVSAKYESKYAALYDQRVRTGGQRVWRQTDRENNVVHLLRVGLLKRLESSVNSLGKTLGKILATMEGAIASIDAYEATGAEGTSIDSFTDLEKIDLDDPQFEDTVGGSVKVFLADIDRVRWRQELEQDRDTVAALLAEVTAVDADRDAKLAELKRFLRDKVEHPTNDDNRKALVFTAFSDTAEYLYGHVAHWARDELGVHMALITGQSTRTTLPMKRVHMVDVLTAFSPRSKDGNPDDPQIDIVIATDTISEGQNLQDCDTVINYDIHWNPVRIVQRFGRVDRLGTTNTSVQLVNFWPNMDLDAYINLEARVSSRMTLLDVSATGEENVLDVTSGDMNDLAYRRKQLQQMQQAAPTMEDLAGGLSITDLTLSDFRMDAAARARGELQEITGWPLALFGVTRFDKALADDGLVPGAVFLLRVRDDAISFSEAYPLAPYVLAYVTDDGSLAHEIEEPKLALDVLRHHCLGDTEPDAAVLAEFDRATRSGRSMKHYRNLLDVAVRAASGKAEESMVASLFSAGPSQLGTEAAAPGLEAVDVIAWMAVLP